A stretch of Hydractinia symbiolongicarpus strain clone_291-10 chromosome 9, HSymV2.1, whole genome shotgun sequence DNA encodes these proteins:
- the LOC130657254 gene encoding uncharacterized protein LOC130657254 produces MKRKCTTSFFLCLSSIFLVFGIAGLYGSIFGYAWWVDDLNDDGKFEYGILRNRFKYKNGSTYQGFVKNLFKFKVEQIGVINGQQRDVILLCLIVSAMFATFAIVPVVFGMCRMKESSWEFYSLTTAFLTAMSAIPSIGSMVYIEVKYRDVWKKTIERKNSWSYMLAWIGAGSMFLSTVFSYVLLCLHPRKRYTVKAASKPKKSSFAKRNRAYEQDSPDKPIKVIAVKKSGKHVTLESSA; encoded by the exons ATGAAACGAAAATGTACCACTTCGTTTTTCTTGTGTCTTTCAAGTATATTTTTAGTGTTTGGAATTGCCGGCCTATATGGTAGTATATTTGGATACGCTTGGTGGGTGGATGATTTAAATGATGATGGAAAGTTTGAATATGGAATTTTGCGAAACAGATTTAAGTATAAAAATGGTTCAACTTACCAAGGATTTGTAAAAAATCTGTTTAAGTTCAAAGTAGAACAGATAGGGG tCATCAATGGACAGCAGCGTGACGTCATATTATTATGCCTCATTGTATCCGCCATGTTTGCTACGTTCGCTATCGTTCCCGTAGTATTTGGTATGTGTCGAATGAAAGAATCCTCGTGGGAATTTTATAGCCTAACAACAGCGTTTCTTACTGCAATGAGTG CAATACCTTCCATTGGTTCGATGGTGTACATCGAGGTGAAGTATCGAGACGTCTGGAAAAAAACAATTGAACGAAAAAACAGTTGGTCTTACATGTTGGCTTGGATCGGTGCCGGCAGTATGTTTCTCTCTACCGTGTTCTCCTACGTATTGCTTTGCTTACATCCGAGAAAACGTTACACAGTAAAGGCTGCATCCAAACCAAAGAAGAGCTCATTCGCGAAACGAAATCGTGCATACGAGCAAGATAGTCCTGACAAACCAATCAAAGTAATCGCTGTTAAAAAAAGCGGGAAACATGTGACGTTGGAGAGTTCAGCATAA